In one window of Acanthochromis polyacanthus isolate Apoly-LR-REF ecotype Palm Island chromosome 8, KAUST_Apoly_ChrSc, whole genome shotgun sequence DNA:
- the admb gene encoding pro-adrenomedullin produces MRLSLHTVICCCVFTAVLPPVKGATGEPSTSLKKRFRVWLQSHMKRDLRNSLVPANEQESDIHVGPRQDRDANALSPPSSFGLNIRHKRSSGCFLPTCSYPSLVDTLNKVNDKRKDIRPPPIKMSSNGYGRRRRSLLDVSQFALQTERLRCCTEAVQQVSRNQSTSPVA; encoded by the exons ATGAGATTATCGCTGCACACTGttatctgctgctgtgtttttactgcGGTCCTGCCACCGGTAAAAGGTGCCACAGGAGAGCCCAGCACCAGCCTGAAAAAAAG GTTTAGAGTGTGGCTGCAGAGCCACATGAAGAGAGACCTGCGCAACAGCTTAGTGCCAGCCAATGAGCAGGAGTCGGACATCCATGTTGGACCACGGCAGGACAGGGATGCAAACGCTCTCTCCCCTCCATCAAG CTTTGGGCTAAATATACGACACAAAAGATCATCCGGCTGCTTCCTGCCCACATGTTCTTACCCAAGCCTGGTTGACACACTGAACAAGGTAAACGACAAGCGAAAAGACATCCGTCCTCCACCAAtaaaaatgagctccaacgGCTACGGACGCCGTCGCCGCTCACTCCTGGATGTCAGTCAGTTTGCCCTCCAGACCGAGAGACTAAGATGTTGCACTGAAGCTGTTCAGCAAGTCAGCAGAAACCAAAGCACAAGCCCAGTGGCCTAA